The following is a genomic window from uncultured Hyphomonas sp..
GATCGACCGCGAGCACATCGAAGGCAAGATCAAGTACGAGTTCGACGAAGATACGTTCATCAAGTTCGGCTACGTGCACAATGACTTCTTCGACTATGACTCCCCCTCCGGTCCGGAGGCGACTTTCGAAAACGATTACTATTATGGCTATCTCGATGCCATTCCGGAAACCGGGTGTATCAACCAGATTTCCGGCGTTTACGACTACAATGGCGACAGCGTCATCGACGGGAATGACTTCTCGCCGATCTACACGGGCTCCAGCTGCACCAGCTATTACGAAGACCGTATCAACATCCGCGATGACAGCCTCTACTCCCTGAACTTCCAGACGGACCTTGCGCCCGGCCTGATGTTCAAGGCCACCGCCTATCAGGAAGACAAGGACGGGTACGGTGTTTCTCCGGACAGCTACTCCAATTCACTGAACATCTATAACCGCCAGGTCGCCGCCGGCCTCGACGTGGTCCATCCGCGCGGCGTCCAGTACGGCCTCTCCGGCGTTGGCGGAACGCGCAAAGGCGCCGTGGCCGGCCTCGAATGGCAAGTGGCGAACCACAAACTGGAAGCCGGCGTCTGGTATGAAGACGAAGACTACAACCGCACCCAGCAGCGCCTGAACAAGACCAACGGTTCTGCAGACGGCGACGTGATCTGGGATGAAGTCGCCTACTATCGCCGCGACTACACATCCACCCGCAAGACCACGCAGTTCTACCTGAAAGACACGATCAGCCTGATGGAAGACAAGCTGAACGTCGAAGTCGGCGTGAAGAGCCTGAGCGTCGACTATGAGTTGAGCGGCTACCGCGACTACAATGACTACGAGCTGTTCGGCCCGCAGACAGTCGGCGAAGACTATAGCGATAATTTCCTGCCGATGATCGGTGCGGTCTACGACCTCAATGACACGGATCAGATCTTCGCGTCCTATTCGCAGAACTACGCCCTGCCGCGCGGAGCAGACGACATCTTCTCCATTGCCTCCACAGATGCTTCGACTGAGCCCCTACCGGCACCGAAGGGCGAAGAGTCCAAGAACTACGAGATCGGCGTCCGCACCAACCGCGCGCAGTTCTACGGGTCTGCCGCGCTGTTCTACACGACTTTTGACAACCGTCTCGTGTCAGGCAGCGTGATCAACCCTGCTACGGAACAACCCGAAGCATTCTACATCAACGCGGGCGAAACCGAATCCTATGGATTCGAACTGTCAGGCGTGTACCAGCCGGCATTTCTGGGCGACAAGGTCTTCCTGGACGGTAACCTGACCTACAACCACGCCGAAAATGAGGGTGGCTTCATTCTGGCCGACAGCCCCGAATGGCTGTTTACCGGCGGCATCACCTACGAGCCGACGGAATGGCTGGTCGCAAATGTTTCCGGCAAGTATACAGGCGAACGCTACGCCGACTTCACCGAAGGCTATGACATGGACAGCTACACCGTCCTCAGCGGCTACCTCGACCTCGGTGGTCCGAACGATTTCGGCATTCCGGAAAATGTTAGCCTGCGCTTCAACATCGATAACCTGCTCGATGAAGAAGTTCCGACGGCATTCGTGTTTGCCGGCTCTGCCTTCTTCCGCCCTCTGAACCCCCGCACTTTCCAGGCGACCCTGACGGTCCGGTTCTGATCGTGCGCCTGAACAATCTCTTTCCCATTATGAAACCGAGTGAGTACCATGCTAGCTGATGCACTCCCGCTAATCCTGTCCATGCTGGTCGCCGGCGCTTTTGCCGGCTTGCTGGCCGGGCTGTTCGGAATCGGTGGCGGCTTTGTTGTCGTCCCGGCTCTTGCAGCTGTCTTCACAATCCTCTCGACCACTGGGCAGCCCATGTCAGAGGACAAGATCATGCACGTGGCGATCGGCACGTCGCTGGCCACGATCATCTTCACATCCCTCCGATCCGTGCAGGCGCACGCGAAACGAGGGGCTGTGGATTTCAATATCCTCAAGCAATGGGCACCCTGGGTTGTGCTGGGCGTCGTGCTCGGCCTCAGCGTGGCCCGCTTCCTGGATGGCAAATCGCTGAAAATCATCTTCGGCGTGGGCGTGTTCATCATGGCCTGGCACTTCCTGTTCCCGATCCTGTCCAAACGCACCGTGTCGGACGAAATGCCGAAGGGCGTTGCCCGCGGTGGTCTTGGCAGTTTCCTCGGCGGCTTCTGCACGCTGCTGGGTATCGGCGGCGGCACACCAGCCATCCTCATCATGACCCTGTCCGGCCAACCCGTACACCGGGCCATTGCCACGGCGGCAGGCTTCGGAACGATCATCGCCGTGCCTGGCACGATCGGCTCGATCATCAGCGGCCTGGGCGAAACCGGCCTGCCGTTCGGTTCGATTGGTTATGTGAACGTGGTGGCCATGCTGGCGATTATCTCGATGAGCATGATTACCGCACCGATCGGTGCAGCCCTTGCCCACAGCCTGGATTCCGCAAAGCTGAAAAAGGCGCTCGGCGTCTACCTGCTCTGCACATCCAGCCTGATGCTTTGGACCGCGTTCCACAAAGCACCGGCGAAGAACCCGCTGACATCGGCTTCTGCCGTGCAGGTCACGACCGAGCTGCCTCACATGGGCGGCCGCTAAGGCTACGAGACGCCGGACGCTTCCACTCAGGCAGGCGTCCGGCTTCTTGCCTGACGTAACGCAAGCCGCGCCATTCAGGCGCGGCTTTCTTATTGGCATGAAGGAACCTGCCCATGCGTTATTATGAAGACCTGGTGATTGGAACGGTCACGAAATCCGAGCGGACCTATAACGTCACCCGCGAGGAAGTGATCGAGTTCGCAGGAAAGTACGATCCTCAGCCCTTCCACCTTGATGATGACGCCGCAGCAAAAACCCATTTCGGGCGCCTGTCGGCGTCCGGTTGGCACACCGCTGCAATGGCCATGCGGATGATGGTCGAAGGCTGGAGCACGCAGGAACCGACCGCGTCTCTCGGGTCTCCCGGCGTTGATGAACTTCGCTGGCGAAAGCCGGTTTATCCGGGCGACACACTCCGTGTGGAGTCAACGCTCATCGGAAAGCGGCGGATGAAGAGCCGGCCGGAGATGGGTCTCATGAAGACAGAGCAGACCGTCTACAATCAGGACGGCGACATCGTCATGAGCATGGTCTCCAACGGGCTGATCCAGGTGCGGAATCCGGACAGCGACGCCGAGTAGGTCTCTATTCGGCAGGCACCATCGCCGGCTTGTCGTCCGAACGGACTGCGCGGCGGATCACGTCGAAATAGTCCTTCGAAATACACTCGAAGCCATCATAGTAGCCGCGCGACGCCAGCAGCTGGTGCAGCCGCTTCAGCCTGTAAGGCGGAATGGAAGCGAACATGTGATGCTCCAGATGGTAGTTCACATCATTCGGCGCGATGAGGACGCGCTGCCAGAAAGGCGCGACCGTCGTGCCAGTGTTGAGCCGGGGATCCAGCTGAGTGCGGTCTTTGGCTGTTCCGTGCTCACCGATCTGGCGCAGGCGCACGATGGCCGGATAGACGAAGAGTTCCGCCGCCCACCACATCAGATAAGCCCATGGCGCGCCTGCCAGCGTAAGCGTGCCCAGCAGCAGGGCATGGAAGGTCAGCCACGGCCAGTTGCGTGACAGTTTGAAACTCCGGACCTTGCGCATTGTGTCACGGAACCCGGTGCGCCCCGTGAAGTCACGCACGAACTTCCGGCGCAAGCTGTCTTTGGACACCGGGTAGTTCTTCACGAACACGATATCCGGATCGTCTGGCGTGCCGGCATATTTGTGGTGCTTTAGGTGATAGGCCCGGTAGGCTGGCAGCGAGATGTTCATGGGCGCGCCAACAAGATAGTGCCCCACGAACTCATCCACTTTCGGATTTTTGAAGAAGGCGTGGTGGGCGCAATCATGATTAATAATGCCGAGCCCCAACTGGCGCCCGCCAAGGATGACGACACCCGCCAGGATGGTCAGCGGGTTCGGCCAGATGATTGCCACCGCAAAAGCCGCAGCGATCAGCCCCCAGT
Proteins encoded in this region:
- a CDS encoding TonB-dependent receptor, which encodes MRRFNTRLKFGICLASLIAASMTTVAQAQEAAPAEEQATMKAVVVEGRRVSTADTAIGQNEATNTVAVTRDELLSAPGGISGLKMLESLPGFNVQTDGALGLYEFGNSVTVRAFNLQQIGFVLDGVPMGRSDAFGGSPIFRYVDNENLGSVVASPGAGDVSLPSYASLGPIVSYNTIDTSDEAGGILSYTMGDDNLERSFIKLETGDINGFSAYISRSKTDSDLWRGPGTIDREHIEGKIKYEFDEDTFIKFGYVHNDFFDYDSPSGPEATFENDYYYGYLDAIPETGCINQISGVYDYNGDSVIDGNDFSPIYTGSSCTSYYEDRINIRDDSLYSLNFQTDLAPGLMFKATAYQEDKDGYGVSPDSYSNSLNIYNRQVAAGLDVVHPRGVQYGLSGVGGTRKGAVAGLEWQVANHKLEAGVWYEDEDYNRTQQRLNKTNGSADGDVIWDEVAYYRRDYTSTRKTTQFYLKDTISLMEDKLNVEVGVKSLSVDYELSGYRDYNDYELFGPQTVGEDYSDNFLPMIGAVYDLNDTDQIFASYSQNYALPRGADDIFSIASTDASTEPLPAPKGEESKNYEIGVRTNRAQFYGSAALFYTTFDNRLVSGSVINPATEQPEAFYINAGETESYGFELSGVYQPAFLGDKVFLDGNLTYNHAENEGGFILADSPEWLFTGGITYEPTEWLVANVSGKYTGERYADFTEGYDMDSYTVLSGYLDLGGPNDFGIPENVSLRFNIDNLLDEEVPTAFVFAGSAFFRPLNPRTFQATLTVRF
- a CDS encoding MaoC family dehydratase; amino-acid sequence: MRYYEDLVIGTVTKSERTYNVTREEVIEFAGKYDPQPFHLDDDAAAKTHFGRLSASGWHTAAMAMRMMVEGWSTQEPTASLGSPGVDELRWRKPVYPGDTLRVESTLIGKRRMKSRPEMGLMKTEQTVYNQDGDIVMSMVSNGLIQVRNPDSDAE
- a CDS encoding fatty acid desaturase family protein, whose protein sequence is MSNQLKLSDVLTKDELRELRKKSNLRAFVTLSWNWGLIAAAFAVAIIWPNPLTILAGVVILGGRQLGLGIINHDCAHHAFFKNPKVDEFVGHYLVGAPMNISLPAYRAYHLKHHKYAGTPDDPDIVFVKNYPVSKDSLRRKFVRDFTGRTGFRDTMRKVRSFKLSRNWPWLTFHALLLGTLTLAGAPWAYLMWWAAELFVYPAIVRLRQIGEHGTAKDRTQLDPRLNTGTTVAPFWQRVLIAPNDVNYHLEHHMFASIPPYRLKRLHQLLASRGYYDGFECISKDYFDVIRRAVRSDDKPAMVPAE
- a CDS encoding sulfite exporter TauE/SafE family protein translates to MLADALPLILSMLVAGAFAGLLAGLFGIGGGFVVVPALAAVFTILSTTGQPMSEDKIMHVAIGTSLATIIFTSLRSVQAHAKRGAVDFNILKQWAPWVVLGVVLGLSVARFLDGKSLKIIFGVGVFIMAWHFLFPILSKRTVSDEMPKGVARGGLGSFLGGFCTLLGIGGGTPAILIMTLSGQPVHRAIATAAGFGTIIAVPGTIGSIISGLGETGLPFGSIGYVNVVAMLAIISMSMITAPIGAALAHSLDSAKLKKALGVYLLCTSSLMLWTAFHKAPAKNPLTSASAVQVTTELPHMGGR